In Metopolophium dirhodum isolate CAU chromosome 7, ASM1992520v1, whole genome shotgun sequence, one genomic interval encodes:
- the LOC132949315 gene encoding clavesin-2-like, with translation MAEYAEYRQNNLDNVLNYNYGVELFPGSSHNPVIKKNTREEALIKLKKLLRINGFAFLAENNKEAFIMMFLYARKMNESNALGLIQNYYQFRREHDLWFRRLEPFDPKIQMAIQDGFPSVLSNLDRRSRRVLFMVCSQWNTERYCLLTIYRALLVSLEHLIQDVNTQYNGFVFIVDWTNFTARQTMNISPRLLHVMLQGLQDCFPAKIKAVHFINQPWYIDGLMSVVKPFLKEKTKNKIILHGLNLNTLHEYFPRDILPSELGGEQPPYDSRIWLKSLLGSSLGVDL, from the exons ATGGCGGAATACGCAGAGTACcgtcaaaataatttggataATGTTTTAAACTACAACTACGGTGTCGAGTTATTCCCTGGTTCCAGTCATAACCCAGTCATCAAAAAAAATACTCGAGAAGAAgctttgattaaattaaaaaagttgctGAGGATTAATGGATTTGCTTTTTTAGCCG aaaataataaagaagCATTTATAATGATGTTCTTGTATGCACGGAAAATGAATGAAAGTAATGCATTGGGTttgattcaaaattattatcaatttagaAGGGAACACGATCTATGGTTTCGTCGATTGGAACCTTTTGATCCAAAAATTCAAATGGCTATTCAAGATGGTTTCCCTTCTGTACTTTCAAATCTGGATag ACGAAGCCGTCGTGTTCTTTTTATGGTTTGCTCCCAATGGAACACTGAACGTTATTGTTTACTAACTATATACAGAGCATTATTAGTATCTCTGGAACATTTGATCCAAGATGTGAATACTCAGTATAAcggttttgtatttattgttgatTGGACTAATTTTACTGCTCGCCAGACAATGAACATCAGTCCGAGATTGTTACATGTAATGCTACAAGGATTACAAGATTGTTTTCCTGCAAAAATTAAAGCTGTCCATTTTATCAACCAACCGTGGTATATTGATGGCCTAATGTCTGTtgttaaaccatttttaaaagaaaaaacaaaaaataaa ATAATTTTGCATGGTTTGAATTTGAATACCCTACATGAATACTTTCCAAGAGATATTCTGCCTTCAGAACTAGGAGGCGAACAACCTCCATATGATTCAAGGATTTGGTTAAAAAGTCTTTTAGGGTCTTCTTTGGGagttgatttataa